One stretch of Gadus macrocephalus chromosome 12, ASM3116895v1 DNA includes these proteins:
- the LOC132468546 gene encoding coiled-coil domain-containing protein 106-like — protein sequence MRRADTRSRSKRPANTLSSARNTPAAGDESVEEEAAGTSSTARTTVAPNAQLASTRLYHELQMARQKLDWQQELVKDLTKERDFLLEQLAMTARKKDKGSPPQAKKCQSQGADSTDSSKSGPDSSHSSSDSSSDSSSDSSSSDEGRKKKKKKKKNSRGKGRKQGKRSKNRKGQGVYQRAKDPEEVVARYRKVLKICRKGRTMGAAFKAVGVDRNTIVVNAPMAELCIAAPEAYAELKESAPKKEKLSSFAQRCKDAIDVDENIVTRIKEYKDLLKKTS from the exons ATGAGACGTGCTGATACCCGCTCTCGGTCTAAACGTCCAGCGAACACGCTGAGCTCGGCAAGGAATACCCCTGCCGCCGGAGACGAATCGGTTGAGGAGGAAGCAGCGGGAACGTCTTCCACCG CTAGGACCACAGTCGCTCCTAATGCCCAACTGGCTTCCACGAGACTGTACCATGAGCTGCAGATGGCCAGGCAGAAGTTGGACTGGCAGCAGGAGCTGGTTAAAGACTTGACCAAAGAAAGGGACTTCCTGCTGGAACAACTGGCTATGA CAGCAAGAAAAAAGGACAAGGGCAGTCCACCCCAGGCGAAGAAgtgccagtcgcagggagccgACTCAACCGACTCGTCCAAGTCGGGGCCTGATTCTTCCCACTCTTCTTCCGACTCTTCTTCCGACTCTTCCTCCGACTCTTCCTCCTCGGATGAGGgacggaagaagaagaagaagaagaagaagaacagcaGGGGAAAAGGACGGAAGCAGGGGAAAAGGTCAAAGAACCGGAAGGGGCAAGGTGTTTACCAGCGAG CTAAAGATCCTGAAGAGGTGGTGGCCCGGTACCGCAAGGTGCTGAAAATCTGCAGGAAGGGAAGAACCATGGGGGCAGCCTTCAAAGCTGTGGGGGTCGACCGCAACACCATTGTTGTAAATGCCCCCATGGCAGAGCTGTGCATTGCTGCCCCAGAGGCGTATGCAGAGCTAAAAGAGAGCGCCCCCAAAAAGGAGAAGCTCTCCAGTTTTGCACAGAGGTGCAAGGATGCCATAGACGTGGACGAAAACATTGTTACCCGAATCAAAGAATATAAAGACTTACTAAAAAAAACTAGCTGA